In one window of Fictibacillus phosphorivorans DNA:
- the metH gene encoding methionine synthase codes for MPKSSIEKQLESKILIMDGAMGTMLQEAELTPDDFGGEAYDGCNEYLNVTAPHVIESIHYKYLEAGADIIETNTFGGTNLVLDEYTLGHRAYEINKLGAEIARKAADVVSTEQWPRFVAGSLGPTTKTLSVTGGTTFDLLREAYAEQARGLIDGGADFLLLETSQDMLNVKAGFLGIEQAIEQTGNRIPLMVSGTIEPMGTTLAGQSIEAFYISLKHMNPIAVGLNCATGPEFMQDHIRSLSNLSTTAVSCYPNAGLPDEEGNYHETPESLAAKLSGFAEKGWLNIVGGCCGTTPAHIESLSKVMKNYTPRHLQINEIHMVSGIEPFIYDDPTLRPIMVGERTNVIGSRKFKRLIAERKFEEAAEIARAQVKGGAHVLDVCLADPDRDELRDMEAFMKEAVKKVKIPFVIDSTDEDVIELALKYSQGKAIINSINLEDGEERFEKVIPLLHKYGAAVVVGTIDETGMGVSAKRKLEIAKKSYDLLVNNYNVSPSDIIFDPLVFPVGTGDEQYIRSANATVEGIRLIKKHFPKCLTILGVSNVSFGLPPVGREVLNAVYLYHCTQAGLDYAIVNTEKLERFASIAPEEIEMAENLLFRTTEEALSIFTDFYRGKKKEVKSRLPDMTLEERLHYYILEGTKEGLIPDLEIALEQYATPLAIINGPLMDGMKEVGRLFNENQLIVAEVLQSAEVMKASVAFLEPFMETSDESASKGKVLLATVKGDVHDIGKNLVDIILSNNGFKVVDLGIKVTSQELIEAIRKEQPNIIGLSGLLVKSAQQMVLTANDMREANISTPILVGGAALSRKFTDTKISKEYEGMVLYAKDAMEGLSLANQIQTPEDYDKLADEFHERKKSVVSDAGSYEGLSSAATAVRVRSKVSQTAPIFVPKDTKRHILRNYSLSHIQPYINLQMLLGHHLGIKGKISRLLQEKDEKTLQIKAVVEGLLAEAKNKNLITPSALYQFFPAQSDGDSVLIYDPIDQQTVIETFDFPRQNKEPYLCIADYLRSKDSREMDYVGFFSVTAGTGIRELAAELKKEGRFLESHALQALALETAEGFAELVHQQMRDRWGFPDSVDFTMRERFSARYQGQRFSFGYPACPELEDQQKLFKLIQPEDIGIQLTDGCMMEPEASVSAIVFAHPEARYFNVLS; via the coding sequence ATGCCTAAGTCATCAATAGAAAAGCAGCTAGAATCAAAGATCTTAATCATGGATGGTGCGATGGGAACGATGCTTCAAGAAGCTGAACTCACACCAGATGATTTTGGCGGTGAGGCGTATGACGGTTGTAATGAGTATTTAAATGTAACAGCACCCCATGTTATTGAATCTATTCATTATAAATATCTTGAGGCGGGCGCCGATATCATTGAAACGAATACATTCGGCGGTACAAATCTTGTACTGGATGAATACACACTCGGACATAGAGCTTATGAGATCAATAAGCTTGGAGCAGAAATTGCAAGAAAAGCCGCTGATGTTGTCTCAACAGAACAGTGGCCACGTTTTGTTGCGGGCTCACTCGGACCGACCACAAAAACACTCAGTGTTACGGGAGGAACGACGTTTGATCTGTTAAGAGAAGCTTATGCTGAACAAGCACGAGGATTGATTGACGGAGGTGCAGATTTTCTCCTCTTAGAGACAAGCCAAGATATGCTTAATGTAAAAGCTGGCTTTTTAGGGATCGAGCAAGCTATTGAACAAACGGGAAATAGAATCCCGCTCATGGTTTCTGGAACGATTGAGCCGATGGGAACCACACTTGCGGGTCAGTCGATTGAGGCCTTCTATATTTCGTTGAAGCATATGAACCCGATCGCAGTAGGATTAAACTGTGCGACAGGTCCTGAATTCATGCAGGATCATATCCGTTCTCTGTCAAACCTGTCTACAACAGCAGTGAGCTGTTATCCGAACGCAGGACTTCCAGATGAAGAAGGAAATTATCATGAAACACCAGAATCTCTAGCCGCTAAGCTTTCCGGATTTGCAGAAAAAGGATGGCTGAATATCGTGGGTGGCTGCTGTGGAACGACACCTGCTCATATTGAATCACTATCAAAAGTTATGAAGAACTATACGCCACGTCACTTGCAAATTAACGAAATTCATATGGTCTCTGGAATCGAACCTTTTATATATGATGATCCGACGTTAAGACCGATCATGGTAGGAGAAAGAACAAATGTTATCGGATCACGAAAATTCAAACGGTTGATCGCTGAACGGAAATTTGAAGAAGCGGCTGAGATTGCAAGGGCTCAAGTAAAAGGCGGTGCTCATGTACTCGACGTTTGTTTAGCTGACCCTGACCGTGATGAATTAAGAGACATGGAAGCGTTTATGAAAGAAGCGGTGAAGAAGGTGAAGATTCCCTTTGTCATCGACTCTACGGATGAGGATGTTATCGAGCTCGCTTTAAAATATTCACAAGGTAAAGCCATCATCAATTCTATTAATTTAGAAGACGGTGAAGAACGGTTTGAAAAGGTGATCCCGCTTCTTCATAAATATGGAGCGGCAGTTGTTGTCGGAACGATTGATGAAACAGGTATGGGTGTGTCTGCAAAACGAAAACTGGAAATCGCTAAGAAATCGTATGACCTTTTAGTGAATAACTATAACGTTTCACCTTCAGACATCATATTCGACCCACTCGTTTTTCCTGTTGGAACGGGTGATGAACAGTATATCAGATCCGCCAATGCAACGGTTGAAGGAATACGCTTAATAAAGAAACATTTTCCAAAGTGCTTAACCATTCTAGGGGTTAGTAATGTATCTTTTGGTTTACCTCCTGTAGGCCGTGAAGTATTAAATGCGGTATACCTATATCATTGCACACAAGCGGGACTCGATTATGCCATCGTAAATACAGAAAAGCTAGAACGTTTTGCCTCCATTGCACCAGAAGAGATTGAAATGGCAGAAAACCTACTATTTCGTACAACAGAAGAAGCTTTATCTATTTTTACAGACTTTTATAGAGGAAAGAAAAAAGAAGTCAAATCAAGACTGCCAGATATGACATTAGAAGAGCGGCTTCACTATTACATCTTAGAAGGAACAAAAGAGGGTCTCATTCCTGATTTAGAAATAGCTTTAGAACAGTACGCTACACCGCTAGCTATCATTAATGGACCATTGATGGATGGCATGAAAGAAGTCGGCCGACTTTTTAATGAAAACCAATTAATTGTTGCAGAAGTCCTTCAAAGTGCAGAGGTGATGAAAGCCTCTGTTGCCTTTTTGGAGCCATTCATGGAAACGAGTGATGAGTCTGCATCAAAAGGAAAAGTTTTGCTCGCAACCGTTAAAGGTGACGTGCATGATATCGGTAAAAACCTTGTAGACATCATATTAAGCAACAATGGTTTTAAAGTAGTCGATTTAGGCATTAAAGTAACGTCTCAAGAATTGATTGAAGCGATTAGAAAAGAACAACCTAACATTATCGGTCTCTCCGGGTTGCTTGTTAAATCCGCTCAGCAGATGGTTTTAACTGCAAATGACATGCGTGAAGCGAACATCTCTACGCCTATATTAGTCGGTGGTGCAGCCTTATCAAGGAAATTTACCGATACAAAGATATCTAAGGAATACGAAGGAATGGTTCTTTATGCGAAAGATGCAATGGAAGGACTTTCACTTGCTAACCAAATTCAAACGCCAGAAGATTATGATAAACTGGCTGATGAGTTTCACGAAAGGAAAAAAAGTGTAGTGAGTGATGCAGGGAGCTATGAGGGCCTTTCGTCAGCTGCAACAGCTGTAAGGGTCCGGTCAAAAGTATCTCAGACCGCTCCAATTTTCGTTCCAAAAGATACAAAAAGGCACATTTTAAGAAATTACTCATTGTCCCATATACAGCCTTACATCAATTTACAAATGCTTTTAGGGCATCATCTAGGGATTAAAGGGAAAATTTCTCGACTGCTTCAAGAGAAAGATGAGAAAACCCTTCAAATCAAAGCAGTTGTAGAGGGACTTTTGGCAGAAGCTAAGAATAAGAATTTAATCACTCCTTCAGCACTATATCAATTCTTTCCAGCGCAAAGTGACGGTGACAGTGTACTCATTTATGACCCTATCGATCAACAAACGGTTATCGAAACATTTGATTTTCCTAGACAAAACAAAGAGCCCTATCTTTGTATAGCGGATTACTTACGATCAAAAGACAGCAGGGAAATGGATTACGTCGGTTTCTTTTCTGTAACAGCTGGAACCGGGATTCGGGAGCTAGCTGCAGAACTAAAAAAAGAAGGCCGTTTTCTAGAAAGCCACGCTCTCCAGGCATTAGCTTTAGAAACAGCAGAAGGCTTTGCTGAACTTGTTCACCAACAGATGCGAGATCGATGGGGCTTTCCGGATTCAGTAGACTTTACCATGAGAGAACGCTTTTCTGCAAGGTACCAAGGGCAACGGTTCTCCTTTGGGTATCCAGCCTGTCCAGAACTTGAAGATCAGCAAAAACTATTCAAACTGATTCAGCCTGAAGATATTGGTATTCAATTAACAGATGGCTGCATGATGGAGCCAGAAGCATCTGTATCTGCAATTGTTTTTGCTCATCCAGAAGCACGGTATTTTAATGTGTTAAGCTAG
- a CDS encoding bifunctional homocysteine S-methyltransferase/methylenetetrahydrofolate reductase encodes MSLITDLEQNKILIGDGAMGTLLYSYGSDFCYEELNLSQEEQIYNIHRAYLDAGADIIQTNTYAANYSKLERYGLQDHVKEINKAAVHIARKAAHNEYVVGTIGGIRGIKPNSISLDEIKRSFREQLYCLLMENVDGIQLETYYDLEELETVLEIARKETSLPIIAQVSLQEVGFMQDRTPISDALIRLENIGADVVGLNCRLGPYHMLMTLDEVPIPKRAYLSAFPNASLPSYADGRFKYEGDADYFKECAHLFRQQGVRLLGGCCGTTPAHIHAFSSELKNLKAITEKIVKQRKQKIVIQTASKPKYVPLSEEVKKKQSIIVELDPPRKLDTSRFMEGAKALKEAGIDALTLADNSLASPRVCNSALGSIVQSQLNLRPLVHITCRDRNLIGLQSHLMGLHTHGIHEVLAVTGDPASVGDFPGASSVYDVTSFELIKLIKQFNEGLSLSGKELGEKTSFTVGAAFNPNIRSIDKAVERLEKKIAYGADYFISQPVFSEQRLIETYEATRHIDKPIYIGIMPLTSSRNAEFLHHEVPGIKLSDSVRDRMGKCKDDPTQACKEGLLIAKSLLDTAMELFNGIYLITPFMRYELTVELAQYARANSPSLLARRSQNA; translated from the coding sequence ATGAGTTTAATCACAGACTTAGAACAAAACAAGATCCTAATCGGTGATGGTGCGATGGGAACGCTTCTGTATTCGTATGGATCTGACTTTTGTTATGAAGAGTTAAATCTTTCTCAAGAAGAACAGATTTATAACATCCACAGGGCTTATTTAGATGCAGGTGCTGATATTATTCAAACGAATACGTATGCAGCAAACTATTCGAAGCTTGAACGTTACGGACTTCAAGATCATGTGAAAGAGATCAATAAAGCCGCTGTTCATATTGCTAGAAAAGCCGCTCATAACGAATATGTTGTAGGTACGATCGGTGGAATACGCGGCATTAAACCAAATAGCATTTCTCTGGATGAAATCAAGCGCAGTTTTCGTGAGCAGCTGTATTGTTTGTTGATGGAGAATGTAGATGGCATACAACTTGAAACGTATTATGACCTGGAAGAACTAGAAACAGTTTTAGAGATTGCTAGAAAAGAAACATCTCTTCCGATCATTGCTCAAGTGTCATTGCAGGAAGTCGGTTTTATGCAGGACCGTACACCAATCTCAGATGCTTTGATTCGTTTAGAGAACATTGGCGCAGATGTCGTGGGATTGAACTGCCGACTCGGACCGTATCACATGCTGATGACACTAGATGAAGTGCCTATACCTAAACGTGCCTATTTATCAGCCTTTCCTAATGCGTCACTGCCATCATATGCAGATGGACGTTTTAAGTATGAAGGGGACGCGGATTATTTTAAAGAATGTGCCCATTTGTTTAGGCAGCAAGGTGTTCGGCTATTAGGCGGATGTTGTGGTACGACTCCTGCTCATATTCATGCTTTTTCTAGTGAACTTAAAAACTTAAAGGCTATAACTGAAAAAATAGTGAAACAAAGAAAGCAAAAGATTGTCATCCAGACAGCATCAAAACCTAAATACGTACCACTAAGTGAAGAAGTAAAGAAGAAGCAATCTATTATTGTTGAATTAGATCCACCACGTAAATTAGATACATCGCGTTTTATGGAAGGAGCCAAGGCGTTAAAAGAAGCGGGAATCGATGCACTTACCCTCGCTGATAATTCACTCGCTTCACCACGTGTTTGCAACTCTGCATTAGGGTCGATTGTGCAGTCCCAACTTAACCTTCGCCCGCTCGTTCATATTACGTGCCGTGACAGAAACTTAATCGGCCTTCAGTCTCACTTGATGGGACTTCACACGCATGGAATACATGAAGTACTAGCTGTGACTGGAGATCCCGCAAGCGTCGGAGATTTCCCAGGTGCATCGTCTGTTTATGATGTCACGTCTTTCGAACTGATCAAGCTCATTAAGCAGTTTAATGAAGGGTTATCACTATCAGGTAAAGAGCTTGGAGAAAAAACATCCTTTACAGTAGGAGCGGCATTTAACCCTAACATCCGGTCCATTGATAAAGCCGTTGAACGGTTAGAGAAAAAAATCGCTTATGGCGCAGATTACTTCATCAGTCAGCCTGTTTTTTCAGAGCAAAGACTTATTGAAACGTATGAAGCAACAAGACATATCGATAAACCGATCTATATTGGGATTATGCCGTTAACTTCTTCCCGAAATGCTGAGTTTCTTCATCATGAAGTTCCAGGCATCAAACTGTCTGATTCTGTCCGTGATCGCATGGGCAAGTGTAAAGATGATCCAACACAGGCATGCAAAGAAGGCTTATTGATTGCCAAGTCATTATTAGACACAGCTATGGAACTCTTTAACGGCATCTACTTGATCACGCCATTTATGCGTTACGAACTAACCGTGGAATTAGCACAATATGCACGAGCTAACTCTCCATCACTTTTAGCCAGGAGGTCACAGAATGCCTAA
- a CDS encoding NAD(P)-binding protein translates to MYPIHVNLSGKTVVVAGGGLVAYRKIKDLLNEEAKITVISPVVVKEIQQWHTEKKLTWIEREVKRADLEEAFLIIAATNSKEINSWIAEQTSPKQLVNVVDQPDLGNFIVPSVVKRGKLILSVSTSGASPSLSKSIKKELQQKYSEDYETYLDFLFQCRSIFKKEFPEKYRKDLLTKLTDQSFLYDVEKQRSYKQELLKILEPKLVNEPINE, encoded by the coding sequence ATGTATCCCATACATGTAAACTTGTCTGGTAAAACGGTCGTTGTAGCAGGGGGTGGTTTGGTAGCCTATCGAAAAATTAAAGATTTATTAAATGAAGAAGCAAAAATTACTGTAATCAGTCCAGTCGTTGTTAAGGAGATTCAGCAATGGCATACAGAAAAAAAGCTGACTTGGATCGAAAGAGAAGTAAAACGTGCAGATTTGGAAGAAGCGTTTCTAATCATTGCTGCAACCAATAGTAAAGAGATTAATTCTTGGATTGCAGAACAAACCAGTCCGAAACAGCTTGTGAATGTTGTTGACCAACCAGACCTAGGTAACTTTATTGTTCCTAGTGTCGTAAAGAGAGGGAAACTCATTTTATCAGTTTCTACCTCTGGAGCTAGTCCAAGTCTATCTAAATCTATAAAAAAAGAGCTTCAGCAAAAATACAGTGAAGACTATGAAACGTATTTAGATTTTTTATTCCAATGCAGATCCATCTTTAAGAAGGAATTTCCGGAAAAATATCGAAAAGACTTATTAACAAAGCTAACAGATCAGTCGTTTTTATATGACGTAGAAAAACAACGCTCGTATAAACAGGAATTATTAAAGATACTAGAACCCAAATTAGTAAATGAACCAATAAATGAATAA
- a CDS encoding sirohydrochlorin chelatase, with the protein MKALLFICHGTRLAKGRIEAEEFVRLCMSQVDVPIKEICFLELAEPSIAQGFERCIQKGATNISVIPVFLLSANHIKIDIPKELHHFQNQHPGVEVIYGRPFGVHEAISHLLWEKITKNTVSLRKNTHILLVGRGSTDQDVKRDLEAIASNVQNHYGIPSIQACFLTGSEPSFEEALWNSHKLYDQVIVVPYLLFSGLLINGVKLTIKRYQQQSKQNVTLCETLGYHPILKDVLLTRINETLETKKYAFS; encoded by the coding sequence ATGAAGGCATTGCTCTTTATCTGTCACGGTACAAGACTTGCAAAAGGACGAATAGAAGCAGAAGAATTTGTGAGACTTTGTATGTCACAAGTGGATGTGCCCATTAAAGAGATTTGTTTTCTAGAGCTTGCTGAACCCTCTATCGCTCAAGGATTTGAAAGGTGTATACAAAAAGGAGCAACGAACATCTCTGTGATTCCTGTGTTCTTATTAAGTGCTAATCATATAAAAATAGATATTCCAAAAGAACTTCACCACTTCCAGAATCAACATCCAGGAGTTGAAGTGATTTACGGGCGTCCCTTCGGTGTACATGAAGCCATTTCGCATTTGTTGTGGGAGAAGATCACTAAAAACACAGTTAGTTTAAGAAAAAATACACATATCTTGCTTGTGGGAAGAGGCAGCACGGATCAAGATGTAAAGCGGGACCTAGAAGCAATAGCGTCTAACGTTCAAAACCATTACGGAATTCCTAGTATTCAAGCATGTTTTCTAACTGGTTCAGAACCAAGCTTTGAAGAGGCTCTATGGAATAGTCACAAGTTATATGATCAAGTCATCGTTGTGCCTTATCTTCTATTTTCAGGGCTATTAATAAACGGGGTGAAACTTACGATAAAACGCTATCAGCAACAATCAAAACAAAACGTAACTCTTTGTGAGACGCTCGGCTACCACCCTATTCTTAAAGATGTTTTGCTCACGCGTATCAATGAAACACTTGAAACAAAGAAGTATGCATTTTCTTAA
- the cobA gene encoding uroporphyrinogen-III C-methyltransferase: MGKVYLVGAGPGDPGLITVKGLRCIQDADVILYDRLVNKELLSYAKPDCDLIYCGKLPNYHFMKQETINSFLVKHAQKGKVVTRLKGGDPFVFGRGGEEAETLARSRIPFEVIPGITSGIAAPAYAGIPVTHRNIASSYAVVTGHRKKGKEDELKWESLANGIDTLAIYMGVGNLGYICKQLTKNGKSKDTPVALVQWGSLENQRTVTGTLDTIEEIVLTEHIENPSMIIVGEVVRLRSELKWFEQLNDEQSKLADVREAL, translated from the coding sequence ATGGGAAAAGTGTATCTTGTCGGAGCTGGTCCGGGTGATCCAGGGCTGATAACTGTAAAAGGTCTGCGTTGTATACAAGATGCGGATGTCATTTTATATGATCGATTAGTGAACAAAGAACTGCTCTCTTATGCAAAACCTGACTGTGACTTAATCTATTGCGGTAAACTGCCAAACTATCATTTCATGAAGCAAGAAACGATCAACAGTTTCTTAGTTAAACACGCTCAAAAAGGAAAAGTTGTAACTCGCCTTAAAGGCGGTGATCCCTTCGTGTTTGGAAGAGGAGGAGAAGAAGCAGAAACACTTGCAAGAAGTCGCATTCCTTTTGAGGTGATTCCTGGGATAACATCAGGGATTGCAGCACCAGCTTATGCGGGCATTCCTGTTACACATCGAAACATCGCTTCAAGTTATGCGGTCGTCACAGGTCATCGCAAAAAAGGCAAAGAAGATGAACTGAAATGGGAAAGTCTAGCGAACGGTATTGATACGTTAGCAATCTATATGGGAGTGGGCAACCTAGGTTATATTTGCAAACAGTTAACGAAGAACGGAAAAAGCAAAGACACACCAGTTGCTCTCGTTCAATGGGGTTCTTTAGAGAATCAACGAACCGTTACAGGTACACTTGATACGATTGAGGAAATCGTGCTTACTGAACATATTGAGAATCCGAGTATGATCATTGTTGGTGAAGTCGTTCGTCTTCGCAGTGAACTGAAATGGTTCGAACAGCTGAACGATGAACAGAGTAAGCTTGCTGACGTAAGAGAGGCTTTGTAA
- a CDS encoding DUF3906 family protein, with translation MYLYRFEVILKSEVIPVVIAASTDEQAFQLVDIELEKYFLKQPEVDEISLYEKKRIRTGNGFVLYERETILNP, from the coding sequence ATGTATTTATACCGGTTCGAAGTGATTTTGAAATCAGAGGTTATTCCTGTTGTGATAGCAGCTTCAACAGATGAACAGGCTTTTCAATTAGTTGACATCGAGCTCGAGAAGTATTTTTTGAAACAGCCTGAAGTTGATGAGATCTCTCTTTATGAAAAGAAACGAATTCGAACGGGGAACGGCTTTGTGCTGTATGAACGTGAAACGATATTAAATCCTTAA
- a CDS encoding nitrite/sulfite reductase, protein MAYEKAWTDNPKINKTEQKKLVKDGLKIFEDIPHYAENGFSSIPKEEWDNFKWAGLYLQRPKEDGYFMMRVNVPSGILSNEQVKALAHICKDYGRNVFDITTRQAIQFHWLTIEQIPDIFNRLEAVGLSSAGACGDITRNIMGNPIAGIDPHELFDTTEIVKEVYEFFQYNEDFSNLPRKYKMSISSNVNNSAHAEINCVAFTPAFKEIEDKEIPGFHIKIGGGLSSRPFLAQPLDVFIEPHQVKEVSIAITTIFRDYGYREKRHLARLKFLMADWGPEKFKEKLLEYTGPLHSKGKDALKTWNGGYFYGVHPQKQEGLSYIGFNVPVGRLHADEVLKLAEIAKKYGNGEIRTVNSQNLIIPNVKHENVELLLQEGIFKRITTQPLSFIGHSVSCTGIEYCNLALVETKERMRRIAETLDQQIALDVPVRIHMVGCPNSCGQRQIADIGLQGVLLKTKEKKMVQAFEIYVGGTLDDGGKFNEKLKGKFHADSLDEVLFRFLTVFKNTKLPSEIFFDYIDRVGLEHLQIELDRIAEELEEKVS, encoded by the coding sequence ATGGCATATGAAAAAGCGTGGACAGATAATCCTAAAATTAATAAAACAGAGCAAAAAAAGCTCGTAAAAGACGGCTTAAAAATATTTGAAGATATTCCTCATTACGCGGAAAACGGCTTTTCTTCTATTCCGAAAGAAGAATGGGATAATTTCAAGTGGGCGGGCCTATATCTGCAGCGTCCTAAAGAAGACGGCTATTTTATGATGAGAGTCAATGTTCCGTCTGGCATCTTAAGCAATGAACAAGTAAAAGCATTAGCTCATATTTGCAAAGATTACGGAAGAAACGTATTCGATATCACAACACGTCAAGCTATTCAATTTCACTGGCTGACCATTGAACAGATCCCAGATATCTTTAATCGGTTAGAAGCAGTTGGATTATCAAGTGCTGGTGCATGCGGTGACATTACGCGAAATATTATGGGGAATCCGATTGCAGGTATCGATCCACACGAACTTTTTGATACTACTGAGATCGTAAAAGAAGTATATGAGTTCTTTCAGTACAATGAAGATTTCTCTAATTTGCCGAGAAAATACAAAATGTCTATTAGCTCAAATGTAAACAATAGTGCACATGCTGAAATTAACTGTGTGGCATTTACTCCGGCTTTTAAAGAGATTGAAGATAAAGAGATTCCAGGATTTCATATAAAGATCGGGGGCGGTCTTTCTTCTCGTCCTTTCTTAGCACAGCCACTCGATGTGTTCATTGAACCGCATCAGGTAAAAGAGGTTTCAATCGCGATTACTACTATTTTCCGTGACTACGGATATCGGGAAAAGCGTCACCTTGCACGCCTTAAGTTCTTGATGGCAGATTGGGGACCAGAAAAATTTAAAGAAAAGCTTCTAGAATATACCGGACCGCTTCACTCTAAAGGAAAAGATGCTCTTAAAACATGGAACGGCGGATACTTCTATGGTGTTCATCCTCAAAAGCAAGAGGGATTAAGTTATATCGGCTTTAACGTACCTGTTGGCCGACTTCATGCTGATGAAGTTTTAAAGCTTGCTGAAATTGCAAAGAAATACGGAAACGGTGAAATTCGAACGGTAAATTCTCAAAACTTAATTATTCCTAACGTTAAACACGAAAACGTCGAGTTGCTTTTACAAGAAGGCATTTTCAAACGCATCACTACGCAGCCTCTATCTTTCATTGGTCATTCTGTTTCTTGTACCGGGATTGAGTATTGTAACTTGGCACTCGTTGAAACGAAAGAAAGAATGCGCAGAATTGCTGAGACTCTCGATCAGCAAATCGCACTGGATGTTCCCGTTCGCATTCATATGGTCGGCTGTCCTAACTCCTGCGGACAGCGTCAGATCGCAGATATTGGCCTTCAAGGCGTATTGTTAAAAACGAAAGAGAAAAAGATGGTTCAAGCCTTTGAGATTTATGTAGGAGGCACACTTGATGATGGCGGAAAGTTTAACGAAAAGCTAAAAGGAAAGTTCCATGCGGATTCGTTAGACGAAGTACTTTTCCGTTTCCTTACTGTATTTAAAAATACAAAACTTCCATCAGAAATCTTTTTTGATTATATAGACCGTGTCGGGTTGGAACATCTTCAAATAGAGCTGGACCGAATTGCAGAAGAATTAGAAGAAAAAGTCTCATAA
- the cysC gene encoding adenylyl-sulfate kinase, which yields MSKPHNIIWHDSSITKEDRRKQNNHSSFVLWFTGLSGSGKSTIANVLAKELYDRNIRNYVLDGDNIRNGLNRDLSFSDEDRTENIRRISEVSKLFVENGTVVLTAFISPFLQDREKAKAIVSEEEFIEIFVSCPIEECEKRDPKGLYGKARKGEIPDFTGIDSPYEEPISPALTIHTNEQSVTESVVVILNYLKNRKLI from the coding sequence ATGAGCAAACCGCACAATATAATCTGGCACGATAGCTCAATTACAAAAGAAGATAGACGAAAGCAAAATAACCATTCCAGTTTTGTTCTTTGGTTTACCGGTCTTTCTGGTTCAGGTAAATCAACCATTGCAAACGTACTTGCAAAAGAACTGTACGATCGAAACATCCGGAACTATGTACTGGATGGAGACAACATCAGAAATGGATTAAATCGTGATCTATCGTTTTCAGATGAAGATAGAACGGAAAACATCCGTAGAATATCAGAAGTTTCTAAGCTGTTTGTTGAAAATGGAACGGTTGTGCTGACAGCATTTATCTCTCCATTTTTACAAGATCGCGAGAAGGCGAAGGCAATTGTTTCAGAAGAAGAGTTTATTGAAATCTTTGTATCATGTCCAATTGAAGAATGTGAGAAAAGAGATCCAAAGGGATTGTACGGCAAAGCGCGAAAAGGTGAGATTCCTGATTTCACTGGAATTGATTCACCTTACGAAGAACCAATATCACCTGCTCTTACCATTCATACGAACGAACAAAGTGTTACCGAGAGTGTTGTGGTCATCTTAAACTATTTGAAAAACAGGAAGTTGATTTAA